One Pyrococcus furiosus DSM 3638 genomic region harbors:
- a CDS encoding ATP-binding cassette domain-containing protein: MEAIIVENLVKKYGDFEAVKGISFKVKQGEIFAFLGPNGAGKTTTVHVLTTLLKPTSGRAIVAGHDVVKEPMEVRKKIGIVFQDPSVDRELTAWENMYIHGRIYGLRGQDLKKKIEELLKFVELWEFRDKQVKYFSGGMQRRLEIARSLLHEPEVLFLDEPTIGLDPQTRAHIWEYIKTMKEEHDMTIFLTTHYMDEAEQLADRIAIIDHGKIIAKGTTEELKKLVGNDIIYVKFEKPTCVQAEFIRGCKILNDGRVALEVNNAAEVLPLVFEKARDMGLKILEVTYHRPTLNDVFLHLTGREIRDEASDRSTMPMRRWGR, encoded by the coding sequence ATGGAGGCAATAATAGTGGAGAACCTCGTTAAAAAATATGGAGACTTTGAAGCCGTAAAGGGGATATCATTCAAAGTAAAACAGGGAGAAATATTCGCCTTTCTAGGCCCAAATGGTGCTGGAAAAACAACAACGGTTCACGTATTAACAACGCTACTGAAGCCCACTTCGGGAAGAGCTATAGTAGCTGGGCACGATGTAGTTAAGGAGCCAATGGAAGTTAGAAAGAAGATAGGTATTGTCTTTCAAGATCCAAGTGTTGACAGAGAACTAACGGCCTGGGAAAACATGTACATCCATGGAAGAATTTATGGACTTAGAGGACAAGATCTCAAGAAGAAGATTGAGGAATTATTGAAATTCGTCGAGCTCTGGGAGTTTAGGGATAAGCAAGTTAAATACTTCTCAGGAGGTATGCAAAGAAGGCTGGAAATAGCCAGATCTCTGCTACATGAGCCAGAAGTGCTCTTTTTAGATGAACCAACAATAGGTCTTGATCCCCAAACCAGGGCTCACATTTGGGAGTACATTAAGACGATGAAAGAGGAGCATGACATGACAATATTCCTAACCACCCACTACATGGATGAAGCTGAGCAGCTTGCAGATAGGATAGCAATCATAGACCACGGAAAGATAATAGCCAAGGGAACTACTGAAGAGCTGAAGAAGTTGGTGGGGAATGACATAATCTACGTCAAGTTTGAGAAACCCACCTGTGTTCAAGCTGAGTTCATTAGGGGATGTAAAATTCTCAACGATGGAAGGGTCGCTCTAGAAGTTAATAATGCGGCAGAAGTCCTACCTTTGGTGTTTGAAAAGGCCAGGGATATGGGACTTAAGATCTTGGAGGTTACCTACCACAGACCTACGCTAAACGACGTCTTCTTGCACTTAACGGGGAGAGAGATAAGGGATGAAGCTTCTGATAGGTCAACAATGCCAATGAGGAGGTGGGGAAGATGA
- a CDS encoding PadR family transcriptional regulator, with amino-acid sequence MEKPRFKGHLKLLILKLLEENPLHGYGIMTRLEETFGIKVSPGAIYPILSSLRKSGLIEVAGEGKREKKLHKITEKGREYLRKHEDEVKEALEIANKLKEFSELGGKEVAQVLREVVENIDKLSEEQKAALAREFSNFVKRIKLILLGGEQYGGNNSGEPR; translated from the coding sequence GTGGAAAAGCCCAGGTTCAAGGGTCATCTAAAGCTACTAATCCTAAAGCTCCTAGAAGAAAACCCACTACATGGATATGGCATTATGACAAGATTAGAAGAAACCTTTGGAATAAAGGTAAGCCCAGGTGCAATCTATCCAATCCTCTCATCCTTAAGAAAGAGCGGACTGATTGAAGTAGCAGGGGAAGGAAAGAGGGAAAAGAAGCTCCACAAAATAACAGAAAAAGGGAGAGAATATCTAAGAAAACACGAAGACGAAGTGAAAGAAGCTTTAGAGATTGCAAATAAACTCAAAGAATTTTCAGAACTTGGGGGTAAGGAGGTTGCCCAGGTTCTAAGGGAAGTTGTTGAAAACATTGACAAGCTTTCTGAAGAGCAAAAAGCTGCTCTTGCGAGGGAGTTTTCCAACTTCGTTAAAAGAATTAAGCTAATTCTCCTGGGAGGTGAACAATATGGAGGCAATAATAGTGGAGAACCTCGTTAA
- a CDS encoding ATP-binding protein yields the protein MIEHFNPWWKGKEGIKEDEDYRKWVESEIKWVPDIIKEILLEPFSLNIIFGPRQVGKTTLLKLIVKKLLDEGINPRSIFYLRCDYISDYKELMNVIDEYLEIREIEGIRSSYILLDEVTFPREWFRAIKLYIDMGKFKNDVLILTGSTSMHTKGEVETFPGRRGKGKDVVMLPLTFREFIKIASPKLHSLLPRINSLDKVEECLKAVPFIKELNKLFKLYLLSGGFPRAVKDILRYNKVSEETYETYISWMRGDILKLGKSEEVARRIMKAIIKKLPSPVSWHGIAKEIDIGSHKTVFNYIELFERMFLVKVLPYIDPNKLEVDFRREKKVHLIDPFLYHLVSRWTLTEEPSEDKIVESVVATHVARRYEVGYWRDGREIDVVTRDGIGIEVKWSDNIKASPVKVGKIRKVITLSKSKFSRDPLVIPVSVFLSCI from the coding sequence ATGATTGAACATTTTAATCCATGGTGGAAAGGAAAGGAAGGGATAAAGGAAGATGAAGACTATAGAAAGTGGGTAGAGAGCGAAATTAAGTGGGTTCCTGACATAATAAAGGAAATCCTTCTGGAGCCTTTCTCCCTTAATATAATCTTTGGCCCTAGACAAGTTGGGAAAACTACTCTATTGAAGCTCATAGTAAAGAAACTCCTCGACGAAGGGATAAATCCAAGATCGATTTTTTATCTCCGATGTGATTATATTAGCGATTACAAGGAGCTTATGAATGTTATCGATGAGTACCTCGAAATTAGAGAGATTGAAGGGATAAGATCGTCTTACATACTCCTCGATGAAGTCACGTTCCCAAGGGAGTGGTTTAGAGCAATAAAGCTTTACATTGACATGGGAAAATTCAAAAATGACGTCCTCATTTTAACGGGATCAACAAGCATGCATACAAAAGGGGAAGTTGAAACATTTCCTGGGAGAAGAGGAAAAGGCAAGGATGTAGTAATGCTCCCATTGACGTTTAGGGAATTCATCAAGATAGCATCTCCAAAGTTACATTCACTTCTCCCTAGGATAAACAGTCTAGACAAAGTTGAGGAGTGTTTAAAGGCCGTACCATTCATTAAAGAACTTAATAAGCTCTTCAAACTTTACCTCCTTAGTGGCGGATTTCCCAGGGCAGTGAAAGATATACTAAGGTATAATAAGGTTTCAGAGGAGACATATGAGACCTATATTTCTTGGATGAGGGGAGACATACTAAAGCTTGGAAAAAGTGAAGAGGTTGCAAGGAGAATAATGAAGGCCATAATCAAAAAGCTCCCCTCTCCAGTGAGTTGGCATGGAATTGCGAAAGAGATAGATATAGGATCCCACAAAACAGTATTTAACTACATTGAACTTTTCGAGAGAATGTTTCTCGTAAAGGTTCTCCCATACATAGATCCAAACAAATTAGAAGTAGACTTTAGGCGGGAGAAAAAGGTGCACCTCATAGATCCCTTTCTCTACCACTTAGTCTCTAGATGGACCTTAACGGAGGAACCAAGTGAAGATAAGATAGTCGAGAGTGTGGTAGCAACTCATGTGGCAAGGAGATATGAAGTAGGATATTGGCGCGATGGAAGGGAGATCGATGTTGTGACTAGAGATGGAATAGGGATAGAGGTTAAGTGGAGCGACAACATTAAAGCTTCTCCAGTTAAGGTTGGAAAGATAAGGAAGGTGATAACATTATCCAAGTCAAAGTTCTCTAGAGATCCTTTAGTAATACCAGTCTCGGTATTTCTTTCATGTATTTAG
- the glmM gene encoding phosphoglucosamine mutase, producing MGKLFGTFGVRGTANKDITPEFALKIGMAFGTLLRREGKKKPVVVVGRDTRVSGEMLKSALISGLLSVGCDVIDVGIAPTPAIQWATNHLKADGGAVITASHNPPEYNGIKLLEPNGMGLKKEREAIVEEIFFKEDFDRVEWHEIGEVREVDIIKPYIEAIKSKVDVEAIKKRRPFVVVDTSNGAGSLTLPYLLRELGCKVVSVNAHPDGHFPARNPEPNEENLKGFMEIVKALGADFGVAQDGDADRAVFIDENGRFIQGDKTFALVADAVLRENGGGLLVTTVATSNLLDDIAKKHGAKVMRTKVGDLIVARALYENNGTIGGEENGGVIFPDHVLGRDGAMTVAKVVEIFAKSGKKFSELIDELPKYYQIKTKRHVEGDRYAIVNKVAEMARERGYTVDTTDGAKIIFEDGWVLVRASGTEPIIRIFSEAKSEEKAQEYLDLGIELLEKALS from the coding sequence ATGGGGAAGCTGTTTGGAACATTTGGAGTGAGGGGGACAGCAAACAAGGACATAACCCCAGAATTCGCTCTAAAAATAGGAATGGCATTCGGAACCCTTCTAAGGAGAGAGGGGAAGAAGAAACCAGTTGTAGTAGTCGGTAGGGACACGAGAGTGAGTGGGGAAATGCTAAAGAGTGCTCTAATAAGCGGACTTCTAAGTGTTGGATGTGATGTAATCGATGTGGGAATTGCTCCAACTCCCGCTATTCAGTGGGCAACAAATCACCTTAAAGCTGATGGGGGAGCAGTTATAACAGCCTCCCACAACCCACCAGAATACAATGGAATAAAGCTACTTGAGCCGAATGGGATGGGATTAAAGAAGGAAAGAGAAGCTATTGTCGAGGAGATATTCTTCAAGGAAGACTTTGACAGGGTAGAGTGGCATGAAATCGGGGAAGTTAGAGAAGTTGATATAATAAAGCCTTACATTGAAGCTATAAAATCCAAGGTAGATGTTGAAGCCATAAAGAAGAGGAGGCCATTTGTGGTTGTGGACACATCAAATGGAGCAGGCTCCCTAACCCTACCATACCTGCTAAGAGAGCTCGGATGTAAAGTTGTTTCCGTAAACGCCCACCCAGATGGCCACTTCCCAGCTAGAAACCCCGAACCAAATGAGGAGAACCTCAAAGGATTCATGGAGATAGTTAAGGCCTTGGGAGCAGACTTTGGAGTTGCCCAGGATGGAGATGCAGACAGAGCAGTATTCATAGATGAAAACGGAAGATTCATTCAGGGTGATAAGACGTTTGCACTCGTTGCCGATGCAGTGTTGAGGGAGAATGGTGGAGGATTACTAGTTACAACCGTGGCAACCTCCAACTTGCTCGATGACATAGCGAAGAAGCATGGAGCTAAGGTAATGAGAACTAAAGTAGGTGACCTAATAGTTGCCAGGGCCCTCTATGAGAACAACGGAACAATAGGCGGGGAAGAGAACGGTGGAGTAATCTTCCCAGATCACGTACTGGGAAGAGATGGTGCAATGACCGTGGCTAAGGTTGTTGAAATATTCGCCAAGAGCGGTAAGAAGTTCAGCGAGCTCATAGATGAGCTGCCGAAGTACTACCAGATAAAGACCAAGAGGCACGTTGAGGGAGATAGGTATGCAATAGTAAATAAGGTTGCAGAGATGGCGAGGGAGAGGGGATACACTGTTGACACAACTGATGGAGCTAAGATAATATTTGAAGATGGATGGGTTTTGGTTAGGGCAAGTGGAACGGAGCCAATAATAAGGATATTCAGCGAAGCAAAGAGCGAAGAGAAAGCCCAGGAGTACTTAGACCTGGGAATTGAGCTACTTGAGAAAGCGCTTTCATAG
- a CDS encoding mannose-1-phosphate guanylyltransferase/mannose-6-phosphate isomerase — protein MKTLILAGGKGTRLWPLSRELMPKQFIKVFSNKSLFQKTVERALIFSKPKEIFVVTNKEYRFRVLDDLNEIGVNIPEENILLEPVGKNTLPAIYWGLKVIDESFGDSIVAVLPSDHAIDVNENYIEAFKKAEKLAENYLVTFGIKPTKPHTGYGYIKPGEKISNLGFLVDEFKEKPDLETAKRYVENGYYWNSGMFMFRTTLFMEEARKHAPDVVKAFEEGKTIEEAYELAPEISVDYGIMEKTDKAAVVPLNTYWNDLGSFDAVYEALQKDENGNAVEVRGFKAKYINVDSKNNLILTERLTATVGVEDLIIVDTGDALLVAKKGETQKVKEVYKKLKEENDERAIVHRTAYRPWGSYTVLEEGERYKIKRITVLPGKRLSLQLHYHRSEHWVVVRGTAKVRVGDKEFILRPGESTFIPAGVIHRLENPGKVVLEVIETQIGEYLGEDDIVRIEDDYQRA, from the coding sequence ATGAAGACATTAATTCTTGCTGGAGGAAAGGGAACGAGGCTTTGGCCACTGAGCAGAGAGCTAATGCCAAAGCAATTCATAAAAGTTTTCTCAAATAAATCTCTTTTCCAGAAAACAGTTGAGAGAGCACTAATTTTCTCAAAACCAAAGGAGATTTTCGTTGTTACCAACAAAGAATACAGGTTCAGGGTTCTTGACGACTTAAACGAAATTGGAGTTAATATTCCAGAAGAGAACATCCTTTTGGAACCCGTTGGGAAAAATACACTACCCGCAATTTATTGGGGACTCAAAGTTATCGACGAAAGCTTTGGAGACTCAATAGTTGCAGTGCTACCAAGTGACCATGCGATAGATGTTAACGAGAACTACATAGAGGCCTTCAAGAAGGCTGAGAAGCTCGCTGAAAATTACCTGGTTACCTTTGGAATAAAGCCAACGAAGCCACACACAGGTTATGGCTACATAAAGCCAGGAGAGAAGATAAGCAACTTAGGATTTCTAGTTGATGAGTTTAAGGAAAAGCCAGACTTGGAAACCGCTAAAAGATACGTAGAGAACGGTTACTACTGGAACAGTGGAATGTTCATGTTCAGGACAACCCTCTTTATGGAAGAGGCCAGAAAGCATGCTCCAGATGTAGTAAAGGCCTTTGAAGAAGGGAAGACTATAGAGGAAGCCTACGAATTAGCCCCAGAGATAAGCGTTGACTATGGAATCATGGAGAAGACCGATAAAGCGGCGGTTGTTCCGCTAAACACATACTGGAACGACCTGGGAAGCTTCGATGCCGTATATGAGGCACTTCAAAAGGACGAGAATGGTAACGCTGTGGAGGTAAGGGGATTCAAGGCGAAGTACATAAACGTCGACTCCAAGAACAACCTAATTCTAACTGAAAGGTTAACAGCAACCGTTGGGGTTGAGGATCTAATTATTGTTGATACGGGAGATGCACTCTTAGTTGCAAAGAAAGGAGAAACTCAGAAGGTCAAAGAGGTTTACAAGAAACTCAAGGAAGAAAACGATGAGAGGGCAATAGTTCATAGGACAGCTTATAGGCCATGGGGAAGCTACACAGTTCTGGAAGAAGGAGAGAGGTACAAGATAAAGAGGATAACCGTTCTACCTGGGAAAAGGCTAAGCCTACAACTCCACTACCACAGGAGCGAGCACTGGGTAGTTGTCAGGGGAACTGCAAAGGTTAGGGTTGGTGACAAGGAATTCATTCTAAGGCCAGGAGAAAGCACATTCATCCCAGCGGGTGTTATCCATAGACTAGAAAACCCAGGAAAAGTGGTTTTAGAAGTAATTGAGACTCAGATAGGAGAGTATCTTGGAGAGGACGACATAGTTAGAATAGAGGACGACTACCAGAGGGCTTAG
- the mpgP gene encoding mannosyl-3-phosphoglycerate phosphatase, with protein sequence MIRVIFLDLDKTLLPEYDPEPAIPIVEELKKKGFEIVFNSSKTRAEQEYYREKLNVKGPFIVENGSAIYIPSNYFPFEVPGVKRGEYMVLELGVKVEEIRKALKELEAEYGLKYYGNSTDEEIEKFTKLPKHLIPLAKDREYSETIFLWKREGWEKDLIRKGFKVTMGSRFYAVHGNSDKGKAAKLLLDLYKRVDEVESYAVGDGENDFPMFDVVDFAFLIGDLRHENAENVTSIKDVLKKI encoded by the coding sequence ATGATCAGAGTAATATTCCTGGATCTAGACAAGACTCTCTTACCAGAATACGATCCAGAGCCGGCAATCCCAATAGTGGAGGAGCTAAAAAAGAAAGGATTTGAAATAGTCTTTAATTCCTCTAAAACCCGTGCAGAGCAAGAATACTACAGAGAAAAACTTAATGTTAAAGGACCTTTCATAGTGGAGAACGGAAGTGCAATCTATATTCCTTCAAACTATTTTCCCTTTGAAGTCCCAGGAGTTAAAAGAGGAGAGTATATGGTTCTAGAACTTGGAGTTAAAGTAGAGGAAATAAGAAAAGCTCTCAAAGAGCTCGAGGCAGAATATGGACTCAAATACTATGGAAACTCCACGGACGAAGAAATAGAGAAGTTCACAAAACTTCCAAAACATCTCATACCCCTAGCCAAGGATAGGGAATACAGCGAGACCATATTCTTGTGGAAGAGAGAAGGATGGGAAAAAGATTTAATAAGGAAGGGGTTTAAGGTAACGATGGGAAGCAGATTTTACGCTGTTCATGGAAATTCGGACAAAGGAAAGGCCGCGAAGTTGTTGCTTGACCTCTATAAAAGGGTTGATGAAGTGGAGAGTTACGCGGTTGGAGACGGAGAAAACGACTTTCCAATGTTTGATGTCGTCGATTTTGCATTTCTCATTGGAGATTTAAGACATGAAAATGCTGAAAATGTTACATCCATTAAAGATGTGTTAAAGAAAATTTAA
- the mpgS gene encoding mannosyl-3-phosphoglycerate synthase → MLLEAPVYKEIFGAVKIYELQKVIKLDTETEDVPVYTITNIPREKIYDTLGKMAVIVPMKNEKLHLVDGVLKAIPHKCPIIIVSNSKREGPNRYRLEVDLVRHFYNLTNSKIIMVHQRDPGLAKAFQKVGYTDILDEKGNIRSGKGEGMLIGILLAKAIGAEYVGFVDADNYIPGAVNEYVKDYAAGFLMSESDYTMVRLHWRHKPKVTKGTLYFKKWGRVSEITNHYLNMLISEQTSFETTIMVTGNAGEHAMTMKLAEIMPFSTNYSIEPYEIVYLLERFGKWENVEEFKDVFDQGIEIFQIETLNPHFHEDKGQEHVREMILLSLATIYHSKMASKNLKRRILNDLIEHGILKEGEEPPKLRIMRPINEIDIEEWMKVVENNSETLLRFGL, encoded by the coding sequence ATGCTTCTCGAGGCACCTGTATATAAGGAGATATTTGGAGCTGTGAAGATTTATGAGCTTCAAAAGGTCATAAAGCTCGACACAGAGACTGAGGACGTTCCAGTTTACACGATTACAAATATTCCCAGAGAGAAGATCTATGACACCCTTGGCAAGATGGCAGTTATAGTTCCCATGAAAAACGAAAAGCTTCACCTCGTTGATGGTGTTCTCAAGGCAATCCCTCATAAATGTCCCATCATCATAGTATCAAACAGCAAAAGGGAAGGACCCAATAGGTATAGGCTGGAAGTTGATCTAGTGAGGCACTTCTACAACTTGACAAACTCAAAGATAATAATGGTTCATCAAAGAGATCCAGGATTGGCCAAGGCATTTCAAAAGGTGGGCTACACCGATATTTTAGACGAAAAAGGCAACATTAGGAGTGGAAAAGGAGAGGGAATGCTCATAGGTATTCTTCTAGCCAAGGCAATTGGGGCTGAATACGTGGGTTTCGTCGATGCAGATAACTACATCCCAGGAGCAGTGAATGAGTACGTTAAGGACTATGCAGCAGGCTTCCTAATGAGCGAAAGTGACTATACAATGGTAAGGCTCCACTGGAGGCACAAGCCCAAAGTCACAAAGGGGACCTTGTACTTCAAGAAGTGGGGAAGAGTAAGTGAGATAACAAACCACTACCTCAACATGTTGATAAGCGAACAGACTTCCTTTGAAACCACGATAATGGTCACGGGAAATGCAGGAGAGCACGCGATGACGATGAAGTTAGCTGAAATAATGCCATTCTCAACCAACTACTCCATCGAACCTTATGAAATAGTCTACCTGCTGGAGAGATTTGGAAAGTGGGAAAACGTTGAAGAGTTCAAAGATGTATTTGACCAGGGAATAGAGATCTTCCAAATTGAAACCCTTAACCCACACTTCCACGAGGACAAGGGGCAGGAACATGTCAGGGAGATGATACTCCTCAGCCTCGCTACAATATATCACTCAAAAATGGCCTCTAAGAACCTAAAGAGAAGAATTCTAAATGACCTAATAGAGCATGGAATACTGAAGGAGGGAGAAGAACCACCCAAGCTTAGAATAATGAGGCCAATAAATGAGATAGACATTGAGGAATGGATGAAAGTTGTCGAGAACAACTCCGAGACACTGCTGAGGTTCGGCCTATGA